A single window of Oreochromis aureus strain Israel breed Guangdong linkage group 7, ZZ_aureus, whole genome shotgun sequence DNA harbors:
- the LOC116332617 gene encoding coiled-coil domain-containing protein 136-like isoform X3, which produces MDNEITAKERGVLEENNEKEEMDQERSQEEEGEEKKMKEEEGEGEEKRKKEQEPLTEEQELEELRAQVLQLLLELEEARETSNKHQESFHELQGLLEDERLASAHQAEAFTRQIQNLQAQLRSVQEEMYSLEEEKESELAEAQEELRTAQEEVLLLQQAAEEAAAERENDIASLQEELCRRRAELQRLSEETQEYELEITTLRAEISMKSQRREAERREGDVDLLKEECRMLREECQTLKEDNRRLSERLQLLQRQRTCSSVYLSLKEEDAGEGTEGKEMETGSDEVMTESYMTMAQSENCRLVDASIQKNISFDGKPMTPTSWTGGIGEIFSLRDQLKQAEEKASQVQRECEGLKMELQELQVLYDSSQRERAELEEELQRCKAELEKLSGGTQRFIHPSEHAVLSIPFIGMIVIVAVVWCWLSELASQRARGVR; this is translated from the exons ATGGACAACGAGATAACCGCCAAGGAGCGAGGAGTCCTGGAGGAGAACAACGAGAAAGAGGAGATGGACCAGGAGAGATCTcaggaggaagagggggaagaaaagaaaatgaaagaggaggaaggtgaaggggaggagaagaggaagaaggagCAAGAGCCGCTGACTGAGGAGCAGGAGCTGGAGGAGCTCAGGGCGCaggtgctgcagctgctgctggagctGGAGGAGGCCAGAGAGACCTCCAACAAACATCAGGAGAGCTTCCACGAGCTGCAAG GTCTGTTGGAGGATGAGCGTCTGGCAAGTGCCCATCAGGCTGAGGCATTCACACGGCAGATCCAGAATCTACAAG CCCAGTTGCGCTCTGTGCAGGAGGAGATGTACAgcctggaggaggagaaggagagcgAGCTGGCCGAGGCCCAGGAGGAGCTGCGCACGGCTCAGGAGGAGGTGCTcctgctccagcaggccgcGGAGGAGGCAGCGGCGGAGAGGGAGAACGACATCGCCTCGCTGCAGGAAGAGCTGTGTCGCCGGCGGGCCGAGCTGCAGCGCCTCAGTGAAGAAACCCAGGAGTACGAGCTGGAGATAACCACGCTCAGGGCCGAAATCAGCATGAAGAGCCAGCGCAGGGAGGCCGAGAGGAGAGAGG GTGACGTCGACCTGCTAAAGGAGGAGTGCCGCATGCTGAGGGAGGAGTGTCAGACCCTGAAGGAGGACAACAGACGGCTCTCCGagaggctgcagctgctgcaaagACAGAGGACATG CTCTAGCGTCTACCTGTCGCTGAAAGAGGAAGACGCAGGGGAGGGCACAGAGGGAAAGGAGATGGAGACCGGCTCAGATGAGGTCATGACAGAGAGCTACATGACCATGGCCCAGTCTGAGAACTGTCGTCTGGTGGATGCCTCCATCCAGAAGAACATCTCATTCGATGGGAAGCCGATGACGCCGACGAGCTGGACCGGAGGGATCGGGGAGATCTTCTCGCTGAGAGACCAGCTGAAACAGGCTGAGGAAAAGGCCTCACAAGTTCAGAGAGAG TGTGAGGGtctgaagatggagctgcaggaGTTGCAGGTACTGTATGACAGCAGTCAGAGGGAGAGGgcagagctggaggaggagctgcAGCGCTGCAAGGCAGAGCTGGAGAAGCTGTCGGGGGGGACGCAG AGATTCATCCATCCGTCTGAGCACGCTGTTCTCTCCATCCCCTTCATAGGAATGATTGTAATTGTGGCTGTGGTCTGGTGCTGGTTGTCGGAGCTGGCGTCCCAGAGAGCAAG GGGAGTGAGGTAG
- the LOC116332617 gene encoding coiled-coil domain-containing protein 136-like isoform X2: MDGLRLPPLIEEALDSTDDPCDLKAESSPTMDNEITAKERGVLEENNEKEEMDQERSQEEEGEEKKMKEEEGEGEEKRKKEQEPLTEEQELEELRAQVLQLLLELEEARETSNKHQESFHELQGLLEDERLASAHQAEAFTRQIQNLQAQLRSVQEEMYSLEEEKESELAEAQEELRTAQEEVLLLQQAAEEAAAERENDIASLQEELCRRRAELQRLSEETQEYELEITTLRAEISMKSQRREAERREGDVDLLKEECRMLREECQTLKEDNRRLSERLQLLQRQRTCSSVYLSLKEEDAGEGTEGKEMETGSDEVMTESYMTMAQSENCRLVDASIQKNISFDGKPMTPTSWTGGIGEIFSLRDQLKQAEEKASQVQRECEGLKMELQELQVLYDSSQRERAELEEELQRCKAELEKLSGGTQRFIHPSEHAVLSIPFIGMIVIVAVVWCWLSELASQRARGVR; encoded by the exons ATGACCCCTGTGATCTGAAAGCCGAGAGCAGCCCCACCATGGACAACGAGATAACCGCCAAGGAGCGAGGAGTCCTGGAGGAGAACAACGAGAAAGAGGAGATGGACCAGGAGAGATCTcaggaggaagagggggaagaaaagaaaatgaaagaggaggaaggtgaaggggaggagaagaggaagaaggagCAAGAGCCGCTGACTGAGGAGCAGGAGCTGGAGGAGCTCAGGGCGCaggtgctgcagctgctgctggagctGGAGGAGGCCAGAGAGACCTCCAACAAACATCAGGAGAGCTTCCACGAGCTGCAAG GTCTGTTGGAGGATGAGCGTCTGGCAAGTGCCCATCAGGCTGAGGCATTCACACGGCAGATCCAGAATCTACAAG CCCAGTTGCGCTCTGTGCAGGAGGAGATGTACAgcctggaggaggagaaggagagcgAGCTGGCCGAGGCCCAGGAGGAGCTGCGCACGGCTCAGGAGGAGGTGCTcctgctccagcaggccgcGGAGGAGGCAGCGGCGGAGAGGGAGAACGACATCGCCTCGCTGCAGGAAGAGCTGTGTCGCCGGCGGGCCGAGCTGCAGCGCCTCAGTGAAGAAACCCAGGAGTACGAGCTGGAGATAACCACGCTCAGGGCCGAAATCAGCATGAAGAGCCAGCGCAGGGAGGCCGAGAGGAGAGAGG GTGACGTCGACCTGCTAAAGGAGGAGTGCCGCATGCTGAGGGAGGAGTGTCAGACCCTGAAGGAGGACAACAGACGGCTCTCCGagaggctgcagctgctgcaaagACAGAGGACATG CTCTAGCGTCTACCTGTCGCTGAAAGAGGAAGACGCAGGGGAGGGCACAGAGGGAAAGGAGATGGAGACCGGCTCAGATGAGGTCATGACAGAGAGCTACATGACCATGGCCCAGTCTGAGAACTGTCGTCTGGTGGATGCCTCCATCCAGAAGAACATCTCATTCGATGGGAAGCCGATGACGCCGACGAGCTGGACCGGAGGGATCGGGGAGATCTTCTCGCTGAGAGACCAGCTGAAACAGGCTGAGGAAAAGGCCTCACAAGTTCAGAGAGAG TGTGAGGGtctgaagatggagctgcaggaGTTGCAGGTACTGTATGACAGCAGTCAGAGGGAGAGGgcagagctggaggaggagctgcAGCGCTGCAAGGCAGAGCTGGAGAAGCTGTCGGGGGGGACGCAG AGATTCATCCATCCGTCTGAGCACGCTGTTCTCTCCATCCCCTTCATAGGAATGATTGTAATTGTGGCTGTGGTCTGGTGCTGGTTGTCGGAGCTGGCGTCCCAGAGAGCAAG GGGAGTGAGGTAG